A stretch of DNA from Cheilinus undulatus linkage group 7, ASM1832078v1, whole genome shotgun sequence:
GGGAGCGGTGAGGAGCATAGACATAATACACGTAGACGCTGCATTGGCCAGTGGGCCATACGTCAACGCTGCCGCCATTTTGCCAGAGGCGTTCCTGGGCAAGATGCCTCACTCCTGTGCTGTGTGGGGCTGACAAGATCGTGTggaataacattttaaaaataacaaaaccctTCATCCCCTATATACTTGCATTTGTTTATAGGATGGTCTTGTCTCTTGCAATATGGCGGACACGTTGACGTATAGCGGCAGCGGGCAAACACAGTCAATGAGGCGTCTACGTATATGATGTCTATGGTGAGGAGTGCTGCGGAATTGTGACGCTACACCACCAGCGCACGCCGAAACATGGCGGCCttctggtgagtttataaactcaaatttactcaaaatgcagatttctagtgagttttttagttcaatgaGCTTGTCTGATCCTGCAGGCTTTAAACTGGCCTCACTGGTGCCTAGCTGAACACCTGCTTCCTTTAACTTTCTTGAGAGGGGACCCAAccgcagtcaagatggccgacaagGGGCGTTGCTGTACATCCAATtcatgccggaagtcccaagcaGAAGTTTGTTCTTGGTggtggactcagctgccagtgtttgtcagtctttttcgtgcctaagcctaacctttgGTGCTGGATCTGAAATATATCAcctccccactgccttaccctgaacctaaccactcaggttttaatgcctaagcctaaccttaaaCATACGGACTTCCAGTTGAGACTTctggtatggattggatgtatgtcggccatcttgtctgcatcaaggtactcttgacTTTCTCTGAACACCTGTCCACTCTCCCTGATTACGTTCTGCTTTCACCTGTCACCTTCTGTTCTCGTTCCTGCTGCTGGACTTTTCAGAACCCTGCTGTGCTGCCATGTTCTTCTCCATTTATAACAgagacttttaaaatcatttaaagcataATCTCAGCCTCAGTATTTATCTTATAGTCTTTATTTGTAGTGGATAACTTCTAAGGCCCACGGTAACGGTCTATGGAGATCACTGCCTGATTTATATCTCCatgttgaaaacattttcatgtcatGAATTTGTCCTGAAACAGAgacagggtttttttctttctgtctttattaAGTGCTAACAGACACACATTCAGGAGTTAAACAGTGcagacgcacacacacacagacagaacaCACATTAATGGATTAATCCTGATGGACTGAAAACACctggttgtcatggtaacagAGGCTGAGCTGTACAGAAGCCCATTcctgtcaaaatataaaatttatTATGAAAAAGTGATACtaacagtgtaaaaaaatataaatcattttttaagtctCTTTTAGTGTTCACAGTTCTTATTTAACTTATCAGGCAGTCATTTCTCTTATATTACAACAAATAGACTTTATCCAGGAGTCATAAAATGTGATATATCTGAATTTCTATTTGTTGcaagaattttattttaaagtttaaaaggaATTTTAAGATTAACTGGACATACGGTTTATAAACAGCAGTTCTAAAGGGTTAATGGCAAACTAGCTCATCTCTAAACTagagctcagtaacatttaataCTTATAATCCCCAATCATCATTAACTTTTTGATCTTTAACAAGACTGTTCATATTTctacatttaattattttgcatttcaaaacataattttgatTCCTTCTGACAATCTTAAGTCAGTCTAATTGTCCTGATTAGtgaatcaaataaaatcattgattttttttatgtctgattATTTAAACCTGAGCTGATCTGCACCtccagtgtggtctgaaaccatgactgaGCTAGGAGACACGTTGACGCACgtgttgctcagcagccaaggtcaagctcgacggcatcTCATTGGTCCTGGCCTGATTCccaccagtggttttcaggACCTTCAGACATCCTCAGCACTACCAGAGGCCCCCGGGCAACCCTCCTGGAACGTACACTAGGCCCTGCTTACGTCCCACATCCACCCGTAAAGGTATGGACTTATATATTTAACAGATTATTCCCCCCTCCCTCTGGTAATCCAGAGCATGgccagggttgtgtcagtcccCCCTTTCACCCGACTGTCCACTAATTACTTGCCTCGTCttatttcagcctcaatttCTGGCCCAAGCATGCCTGAAAGTCCTCATCAGTACTGTATATAAAAAGAAAtctgcaggagtgcatgtacaaaatgacacgTTTGTCCAGTGGTTCCTGGTAAATGTGACAGAATTTATACTTTTCAAGCGTTCACAGTTAGCTGCTTTCTCtgtcttgattttattttgaaatttgtgCCGTCTTAAGTGCATTTTATCTTCTGGTACCTTATCCACAAAAAAAGAACTTTCTAATGATTGGAAGAAATAAAGAAGTGCTGAAAAGGTCGATTTTTGATAACAGACGGTGCAGATGATTCTCCcatgtccactgagctgtgaggtttttttttttttagtgaaatgagacattaagaagTAGTGGAgggcttattttacatcactgtgagagcaggaagatTCTTATATAAGTAGCATCCCTGCTACGGTAGCTTAACTACTTTTGCCCCTGAAAAGAGCAGAACAGTATCATCGCCATAACGTGTAAAcactgacagccctaattatgATGCTGTTGCTCGTTTAATTTTCatacatattttaaatcttttgatTGTTTGTTTCGGCAGGAATGGGCCTCCATACTcatgactgaataaaaaaaaaaaaacataaatctgtttgtttttttttacaaatcaaCAGTTTTCCCCTCTGGTTACAGATATAAATTAATCTGACTAAGCTGACATCTCTACtgaacacagacagaaaataaaaaaacacattctgaCCAACAGTTTCTACGGAGGccctagagcaggggtgtcaaactcaaggcccgggggccaaattggcccgtggtacagttatacctgaGCCGCAAgaccattaatatttttattataactggcccactagtatgaggtctgcagagttcCTCAGTATAAAAATGCCAACGAAAATGatttaatgatgatttaatgacttattactataaatattactttgTTATGtaatatttagaccttttagactcacaattttaaattctaagtcatattttcaccttttaaagttgtaatttttaaatgtattctcagatttttacatttaaaactcacGATTTCAATTTTatcctatattttgaccttaaaaaattcatgaatttgacttttaagtcatatttctgcttttaaaatgtattagtttgaatttaatttcatattttgatggctaaaactgattttatcttatattgtgACCCtacaaactcatgattttgaatttcttaatcatattgactgataaaactttctattttccagttttgtcttataatttgacctttaaaacttatgattttgactttttaatctcatatttttgattataaaatgtcttattttgaattttatttcttatactgatggataaaactgattttatcttatattgtgacccttcaaactcatgattttgaatttcttaatcatattttgactgataaaaccatgatttccagttttgtcttattatttgacctttaaaacttatgattttgactttttaatctcatatttttgattataaaatgtgttattttgaattttatttcttatattgATGGATAAAACTGATTTTACCTTATATCGTAACccttcaaactcatgattttgaatttcttaatcatattttgactgataaaaCCTATGATTTACGGTTCtatcttgtattttgaccttaaaaacttatcattttgaattttttttgtatatttgactttaaaactcatgattttgacatttcatctgataatctgaattttaaagtgtattattttgaattttatctcatgttttgacagATAGAACCCATGATATACAGTTTTATGTCATTTTGTCTcttaaaacttatgattttgatttttttctcatattttgattgataaAACTCATGAGTTCcagttttatctcattatttgacctttaaaactcatgattttgacttctttaatCTTATAGTTTGAATTCTAAagtgtattattttgaattttatctcatatttggacctttaaaactcatgattttaaatttaattcgTTACTGATGATACGATgatgacagtttctggttaaatgttgaccctgttaggccctcgggtcagtcctgaatccagaatctggcccctgctgtgattgagtttgacacccctgccctagagGGACATGGAATAAAAAGAATGTGgttaaaatatgtaatatgAAACAAATCAAAGCTCATGGGAAGACTTCTAGTGAGCAGAAGAAAATTTAAAGGGACCGTTTAAATGTATCTTCACATCCACAGCCCCATGGAACATCACTTTACATTTTTTCCCATGTCCACCTGGGGCCCCTTTAAGTTTCTACAGCTTTACAAAGTTAACTTTTTACAGAATATCTTAAAATCTCAGAGAGTCAGAGATCAGCTTCCTCTGCGGcaccttttcaaaataaaagataaacattaattttaacttcacatttttagtatttatcatttcaaccaaaaatcagctgatctctgacttcctgtttgactttcATGTGAAGTTTTGAtaagaaaagtggagaaaaaacatttgtatGAATTAATTTGTACTCCTTAAATATTTCAGCGCTGTGTTTACGTTCTAAAGGTTCTAGAGGTTCTTAGAGGGTCAGTACAGCCAGTTTTCTACGTTCTAGTCTCACACCGGTCTCTTCTTCAGATCAGCTCCACCCACATCAGCTGATCGTCCTGCAGGCCGGACTGAAGTGACTTGATGTGACTCGATGTGACTCGTAGAGGTGTGAGCGTCTTACTAAGTGCACAGCATCTTCATCTGAGGGTCCACTGGTCCCAGTTAAACCAGTTCAAAGTCTCCATAAGTGCTGTGAGAGTGTATCAGCTGAgctcagttcagttcagttgtGACGCCGCCGCCGTGCGCCGTTCATGCTTCCTGCCGAATCAAACCCTACGTCTGAGACTCTACGACTCGTTCACAGCGAGCGTTTAGGACGAGGAGGTGACGTTCCCTGAGGACGCCGCTGTCGTCTCCCTCTGCGAGTACTCCGCCTCCTCTTTGTTGGGATGGGAGGAATTATCCGACTTACTGCGGCTGAACTCGGCCCCCATGATTGGCCCCGTGAACTTGGGCCTGGGGCGGAGCCAGGCGGTGCAGCACAGCAGCGTCTTGATGAAGGCGCGGCGCATCTCATTGCTGGTCAGCGTGTAGATGAGCGGGTTCATGGCTGAGTTGAGGACGGCGAGCGCCAGGAACCACTCGGCCTTGTAGAGGATGGGACAGGTGAGTGTCTCACAGGCGGCGTCCAGCAGCAGGAGGACGAAGAGCGGCGCCCAGCAGGCAATGAAGCAGCTCAGGACGATGATGACTGTCTTCAGAAGCGCCATCGACTTCTCGTTGCTCTTGATGTTGGCCCCAGCGTTCCCGCGCCCGTTGGTGACTTTACGGAAGACGAGCTTACGGCTGCGCGTGCGAACGAGGGCGTAGATCCGTGCATAGAGAACGACAATGGCCATGAGGATGATGCTGAAGACGGTGGTACAGAACAGGATGTAGGTCTTATGGTAGAGCGGCAGCACGGTGGAGCACTGCGTCATGCTCCCGATGCAGTTCCAGCCCATCACAGGCAGACCGCCCAGCACGGCGGCGATCATCCACACCGTGCTAATGAGCAGGAAGACGCGGAACGTGTTCCCGTTGTTGTGCAGCTTCATCTTCAGCATGGTCAGGTGGCGCTCAATGGCGATAGCCAGCAGACTGAAGACGGACGCCGCCAACGCCACGAACATGCTGCCCTCCCTGAAGAACCACTGTGTGGGCGTCAGCTTGTAGGTGTTGGCGCCCGACAGCAGGATGTTGGCAGTGTAGACAACACCGGCCAGCAGGTCAGACAGCGCCAGGTTCCCAATGAAGTAGTACATGGGTTTGTGGAACTTCTTGGTCCTCCAGATGGTGGTGAGGACCAGAATGTTCTCCAGGATGATGAAGCAGCACACAATGATGAATACCACTGAGTCGGCCTTCAGGCCCGAGTCCTGCGCCGTCTTACGGAACTTTCCGGTGTAGTTGTAGTGCTTGGCGATCAGGTCGGAGTAACTGGACTCAGCCATGGCCTGCGGCTGCAGCAGGGGTCCAGCAGGGGGTGCTGCGTCCTCAGATTCAGTCGTTCATGTCAGGAGGAGACCGTGAAGAGGGGAAGAGGGAGTCCAGGAGCTGGAGGGCGGAGACATGGTCCTGCAGGGAGAAAAGACACAGTCAGAGACTCACATCTGATCAGTGATTGGCCTCTTTAACGCCCTTAAGATgaacttttaacccctctttatGTTTGCTAAGAGGCTGACTGAAAGAGGAGGTTTCGAATCTGCACTTTCATCAGCCTGAAATAGATCTATTACAAACTTGAGGAGAGGATTTATAACCGGCAccctaaaaattaaaatctacaaataatCCACTCAGAGAGATCAAACTGAACCTTAAAGTCAGGCAGGAGATCAGGCTCTAACTTTACTGAGTCTGAAGAACTGgtctttgtctgctctgaggttgtcaaatcCAGGTTTGCATATATCGGCTAAAATCATGATAACTGGAAAATTATACGAAAGTGTGTAAATGCAAACTGACTGTTGTGCTTTTAGTCAAATCTTGGAGTGCAACTATGCATCATGACTACAACTATACAGCAGCTGAAGCTATAGGAACGTGTTTTAAAGAGGCTGTTCTGTAGCTCACTGCCATTTCAAACCTGGGTTGATGTGTGGgtggagtttcccatcatgccgtTGGGCAGAGTGTTAGATATGTTTAATATGAGTTTgcttgtgtttggatgttgtacACCTTTCTCTGCTGGGGTTATTTTGCTCCTGTTTCAGGAAATTGTCACTGTTTTTGATGTGAagcacatttgcaccatgagtgaagttatccactgaggtAGAGTTCCCTCCTATGACTTTAGCTGTTCCTAAAGGACACATTATGTGTAATTTTCATCTGTATGGGTAGTATTGATAGGAGGTTGATTCTCTGCTCTGTTCTAGCCAGAAGAGATCTGCTTTGACAGCAATTtccaagagttactgcagctcttaTCATATTCTAAAACATACTTTCAAAAGTATAGTTTAACTGTAAGTAGAATGGACTAAAACAGAAACTTTTAAAGCAGTGATGCTCAACGTGTGACTcttttacagtgcttaacaaattcattagaccaccacccaaagtaagctttatgccacagctgcatcatgaagtgctttaatgcggactctgtcattttcagtcagctctccacgttttaccattttgaacaggaatgaggaatttcaaactgaattcacccaaatttgagccggctcactgggcttctctgagaagtcagaaatgaatcaagcataacattcaaccactaaaacttatttttctgttcaggaatgaaagtaaataactataatttgacatattgatcaagaaatattaatgtgctttactatttttcaggtttttttgtaagtcagtaaatttgaaaattcatagataacaataataattctattttagcattaaaaatatcatttgggttaaagagcctctacatattggtgtatttaccattgcagaaacatcaaaaatgtttttggtaattatcaatgctgttaatttagggcagctgtggcataaaccttacttaaggtcagtggttcccaaccttggggtcaggaccccattgtgggtagcgagacactgagagggggtctccagatgccttaagaAAAATAGGAACATTATAAAATTTACACTGTTTCCGCTTTGCACCAATTTTGTCAGATTTCAACCTGTTTTcgtcacttttttcccaccaattttgccaattttaacaaattttccctctttaaaaccattttttgttggttttaaaccctttctaccacttttttcctgcctgtttttgccatttttaaaccaagtcttgccactctttgcctattgttggctctgttgacccatcattgccactattaacccctctttaccactttttgtgctacatttcacaatttaatatgcccttttttgcctatttctgcctctgCCCTTCTATGCAGGTTTACATCAATTTTTCACCCCATTTCACCTaatttccacttatttttgctactttaacgccatttcaaccactttttaaatccccttttaccacttaatatccgtttttgccactttaaccaatttttgccattttgtttttttatttttgccaattttatcccatttttggcacttctaacccattcctgcaacttttaaactccaatttcaccacctttccaaACAttcttttgccattattaactcattttagccatttttaatgtattttaattctgttctAAACAAAATGATcgacatttttaagagggctacttactgcacaaatgaattaaaaatatatttgtttctttgataagagtggttatgattcaggttagatataaaacaccacagcttaacttcacaatggaccatgattctGCTGGcacccagtttggctgggccattTTCCCCCCTAATATACGGCcctgtctccacatgactgttcttgaatgtgcatggctgtgttcgaccaccttcaggtacagcgggggtccccggtctctggcacctttattttgggggttgcgggctgaagaggttgagaacccctgcttaaGGGGGTGGTCTAATAGatttgtgaagcactgtatgtcttaatttgaaatatttttcccccagaaaaccttaaaaaagggaaactttgacctcagaaattagcCTGAGCTTTAATTGTCAGCTTTTcaatttgtctgtatatttccattgccccatttgcttttttttttttgccatttttaatccatttttactgctttaagcccacttttgtcacttctttttgccaccttttacccatttttgcccagtttttgactcttttattgtgttttttactatttgtatttttccccattttcccactatttacacatttaacctgccttttgccattaaatgccgcTTTTTCCctgaattttagccactttttgctgccttttgcccatttaagtcactttccactcattctTTTGAGTGGAAagtgccatgccatgccatttgtaactcattttttgtcacttctctcccaaattttgt
This window harbors:
- the s1pr1 gene encoding sphingosine 1-phosphate receptor 1 translates to MAESSYSDLIAKHYNYTGKFRKTAQDSGLKADSVVFIIVCCFIILENILVLTTIWRTKKFHKPMYYFIGNLALSDLLAGVVYTANILLSGANTYKLTPTQWFFREGSMFVALAASVFSLLAIAIERHLTMLKMKLHNNGNTFRVFLLISTVWMIAAVLGGLPVMGWNCIGSMTQCSTVLPLYHKTYILFCTTVFSIILMAIVVLYARIYALVRTRSRKLVFRKVTNGRGNAGANIKSNEKSMALLKTVIIVLSCFIACWAPLFVLLLLDAACETLTCPILYKAEWFLALAVLNSAMNPLIYTLTSNEMRRAFIKTLLCCTAWLRPRPKFTGPIMGAEFSRSKSDNSSHPNKEEAEYSQRETTAASSGNVTSSS